In the Pseudanabaena sp. PCC 7367 genome, one interval contains:
- a CDS encoding methionine gamma-lyase family protein, with translation MKELVAAAIAKLASTFAAIDLQTKHNLEWVLAAFREHKLGAHHFASVSGYGHDDAGRELLDKVWAQIFGAEAAIVRVQLVSGTHAIACCLFGILRPGDELLSVAGAPYDTLAQVIGQNGAKQDSGQGSLCDFGISYRQVDLTATGEIDWQALATAIRPETRMVLIQRSCGYDWRASLSIEAIARIIEIVKQQNPHTICFVDNCYGEFIAEQEPTAVGADLVAGSLIKNPGGTIATTGGYIAGKAEYVEMAACRLTAPGIGTSGGATLDQTRLMFQGLFLAPQMVGEAIKGNHLAAYVFDRLGYAVNPLPFAPRRDLIQAIKLGSPEKLIAFCRSIQKYSPVDSYVDPVPGHMPGYESQLVMAGGTFIDGSTSELSADGPLRSPYVVYLQGGTHWSHVAIALENLVL, from the coding sequence ATGAAAGAACTAGTCGCCGCAGCGATCGCCAAGCTTGCCTCCACCTTCGCCGCGATTGACTTACAAACCAAGCACAACCTGGAGTGGGTCTTGGCCGCCTTTCGGGAGCATAAACTGGGCGCACATCATTTCGCCAGCGTGTCTGGTTATGGCCATGACGATGCGGGGCGGGAATTATTAGATAAAGTTTGGGCGCAAATTTTTGGTGCAGAGGCCGCGATCGTACGGGTACAGTTGGTTTCAGGAACCCATGCGATCGCCTGTTGTTTATTTGGCATCCTCCGTCCCGGCGATGAGTTGCTCTCGGTGGCAGGCGCACCCTATGACACACTGGCACAAGTAATCGGTCAAAATGGGGCTAAGCAAGATTCTGGTCAAGGATCGCTGTGTGATTTTGGGATTAGCTATCGCCAGGTAGATCTAACTGCAACGGGCGAAATTGACTGGCAGGCATTAGCCACTGCAATTCGGCCAGAAACCCGGATGGTACTGATTCAGCGCTCCTGTGGTTATGATTGGCGTGCCAGCCTTTCGATCGAAGCGATCGCCAGAATTATTGAAATAGTAAAACAGCAAAATCCCCACACCATTTGCTTTGTAGACAACTGCTATGGCGAGTTCATTGCCGAGCAAGAACCAACCGCAGTGGGTGCAGACCTGGTGGCGGGTTCATTGATTAAAAACCCTGGCGGCACGATCGCTACCACGGGCGGTTATATTGCTGGTAAAGCTGAATATGTGGAAATGGCAGCCTGTCGGCTTACTGCACCAGGGATCGGCACTTCTGGTGGTGCCACCCTCGACCAAACTCGATTAATGTTTCAGGGGCTCTTCCTAGCGCCGCAAATGGTGGGTGAAGCGATCAAAGGCAATCATCTTGCTGCCTATGTGTTCGATCGGCTCGGCTATGCAGTAAATCCATTGCCCTTTGCGCCCCGCCGTGATCTGATTCAGGCGATTAAGCTAGGTTCGCCAGAAAAGTTAATTGCCTTTTGTCGATCGATCCAGAAATATTCACCTGTGGATTCCTATGTTGATCCAGTGCCTGGTCATATGCCGGGATATGAAAGTCAGTTGGTGATGGCGGGTGGCACATTCATTGATGGCAGCACCTCGGAGCTTTCCGCCGATGGCCCGTTACGATCGCCCTATGTGGTTTATTTGCAAGGCGGCACCCATTGGAGCCATGTGGCGATCGCCTTAGAGAATCTGGTGCTTTAG
- a CDS encoding Uma2 family endonuclease, with the protein MAAPDLIKPPTQTLPLESGDKLSREEFERRYMAMPHVKKAELIKGIVYMASPLRYRSHAKPHIRISTWLGTYESATPGIGAGDNGTVRLDEDNEVQPDAFLMIEHGGQASISEDDYIEGAPELIVEVAASSASIDLHDKLTAYQRNQVQEYLVWRIYDQSFDWFHLVDGRYEQMPVNEEGIICSKVFPGLWLDQNALLGGNMAKVLEVLQQGLATPEHQAFVEKLSQSGN; encoded by the coding sequence ATGGCTGCACCAGACCTGATCAAGCCACCAACTCAAACTCTGCCCCTTGAAAGTGGTGACAAGCTCTCTCGTGAGGAGTTTGAACGCCGATATATGGCTATGCCCCACGTTAAGAAAGCAGAGTTAATCAAAGGAATTGTTTATATGGCCTCACCCCTGAGATATCGAAGTCATGCTAAACCTCATATCCGGATTTCGACCTGGCTGGGCACCTATGAGTCAGCAACCCCAGGCATCGGGGCAGGAGATAATGGCACGGTGCGTCTGGACGAAGATAATGAAGTGCAACCGGATGCCTTCTTGATGATCGAGCATGGTGGACAGGCATCAATTAGCGAAGATGATTACATTGAAGGGGCTCCAGAGCTAATCGTTGAGGTTGCCGCTAGCAGTGCATCGATCGACTTGCATGACAAACTCACTGCCTATCAACGCAATCAGGTGCAAGAATACCTGGTGTGGCGAATTTATGATCAGAGTTTTGATTGGTTTCATCTGGTAGATGGCAGGTATGAACAAATGCCAGTCAATGAAGAAGGGATAATCTGCTCTAAGGTATTTCCTGGATTATGGCTGGATCAGAATGCTCTGCTGGGTGGGAATATGGCTAAAGTCCTAGAGGTATTGCAGCAAGGACTGGCTACGCCTGAGCATCAAGCCTTTGTCGAGAAACTGTCACAATCTGGTAACTAA
- a CDS encoding CocE/NonD family hydrolase: MSATRPSFNRKVSVDRQVKIPMRDGVNLTADVYRPKGVDQPLPVLLMRLPYGRAIASTVTYKHPSWYAMQGYIVVIQDVRGCGTAEGEFYPFRHEYNDGYDTVQWCARSLAGSNGKVGMYGFSYQGVTQFQAAMMQPPGLVTICPGMATADFYHGWFYFGGAIALGFDLGWALQLTQNRAYYLKQEPQTTNLIAAQRELDKWLNYTPLDQLAILRDEPLGQFFFDWIGNPQVDDQYWQDLNPLSKFESFDLPALHIAGWADIFIEATLNTYVQAKQHTNKPQHLVVGPWQHMPWLAQVGEIDFGEAARSHIDQLQIDWFDFWLKGIDNGIAQRSALQIFMMGQNKWRSFNHCPNFDRTSLDRSSSVELNQNIQSQVDQPNLSSNDHSAIKIANSQAGVDYAQLFLNADRQLTSTEPDSDRAPDIYVYDPRQPNPMSNYGPHDQRPTHQSWDLLVYEAEPLTTNLSIAGTPEFKLYAATNVADTDWVIKLLDIYPDGRQMLISMGVLRARFRQSWQAPKLIATEEVLDYLIKLRPTCHCWQAGHKVGIAIASAAFPLIDRHSNTAMPPHTTKVSDFIEATQQIYSDRSFPSCLYLPLLIV, from the coding sequence ATGTCCGCCACCCGCCCATCCTTTAATCGTAAAGTCAGCGTCGATCGCCAGGTCAAAATCCCCATGCGCGACGGCGTTAACCTCACCGCCGATGTCTATCGCCCCAAGGGAGTCGATCAACCGTTGCCAGTTTTGCTGATGCGACTACCCTATGGTCGGGCGATCGCTTCGACCGTCACCTACAAACATCCCAGTTGGTATGCAATGCAGGGTTATATTGTGGTGATCCAGGATGTACGCGGTTGCGGCACCGCAGAGGGCGAGTTTTATCCCTTTCGCCATGAATATAACGATGGCTACGATACGGTGCAGTGGTGTGCCCGATCGCTAGCGGGTAGCAATGGCAAGGTGGGGATGTATGGGTTTTCCTATCAGGGGGTGACACAATTTCAAGCGGCGATGATGCAACCACCGGGCTTGGTAACGATCTGTCCTGGTATGGCCACTGCCGACTTTTATCACGGCTGGTTTTATTTTGGTGGGGCGATCGCGCTGGGGTTTGATCTTGGTTGGGCACTGCAACTGACCCAAAATCGTGCCTATTACCTCAAACAAGAGCCCCAGACCACTAACCTGATCGCGGCGCAACGGGAGCTAGACAAGTGGTTGAACTACACCCCGCTGGATCAATTGGCGATCCTGAGAGATGAACCGCTTGGCCAGTTTTTCTTTGATTGGATTGGCAATCCCCAGGTTGATGATCAATATTGGCAAGACTTAAATCCACTCAGCAAATTTGAAAGTTTCGATCTACCGGCTTTGCATATTGCTGGTTGGGCGGATATTTTCATTGAAGCCACCCTCAACACCTATGTGCAAGCCAAGCAACATACCAATAAACCCCAGCATTTAGTAGTTGGCCCCTGGCAGCATATGCCCTGGCTAGCGCAGGTGGGTGAGATTGATTTTGGTGAGGCGGCGCGATCGCACATTGACCAGTTACAAATCGATTGGTTTGATTTCTGGCTGAAAGGGATCGACAACGGGATTGCCCAACGGTCAGCGCTGCAAATTTTTATGATGGGACAAAATAAATGGCGATCGTTTAACCATTGCCCTAACTTCGATCGCACCAGCCTTGATCGATCTAGTTCTGTTGAGCTAAATCAAAATATCCAGAGCCAGGTTGATCAGCCGAATTTGTCTAGTAATGATCACAGCGCAATTAAGATCGCAAATAGTCAGGCTGGTGTTGATTATGCCCAGTTATTTTTAAATGCCGATCGACAATTGACTAGCACTGAACCAGACAGCGATCGCGCGCCGGATATTTATGTCTATGATCCACGTCAGCCCAACCCCATGAGTAACTATGGCCCCCATGATCAACGGCCAACCCACCAGAGTTGGGATTTGTTAGTTTATGAGGCCGAACCATTGACCACAAATTTAAGCATCGCTGGGACACCGGAGTTCAAGCTCTATGCGGCGACGAATGTGGCAGATACCGATTGGGTGATTAAACTGTTGGACATTTATCCCGATGGGCGGCAAATGCTGATCAGTATGGGAGTTTTGCGAGCCCGATTTAGGCAGTCTTGGCAAGCACCGAAATTAATCGCCACTGAAGAAGTCCTGGACTATTTAATAAAACTCCGCCCCACTTGTCATTGTTGGCAGGCAGGGCACAAAGTTGGCATTGCGATCGCCAGTGCTGCTTTTCCCCTAATCGATCGGCACAGCAACACGGCTATGCCACCCCACACCACAAAGGTAAGTGATTTCATCGAAGCAACTCAGCAGATATATTCCGATCGCTCTTTCCCCTCTTGCCTCTATTTACCTTTGTTGATCGTATAA